The Streptomyces sp. cg36 genomic interval TGAAGTCGCCCTTCTCGTTGATGCCGGAGAAGTCGACGATCTCCTCGTACCGCTCCTTGACCTCCTCGCGCGACATGCCCATGGCCAGGCCGCCCAGGATCACGTTGCGCTCGCCGGTCAGCTCGTTCATCAGCGCGGCGTTGACGCCGAGCAGCGACGGCTGGCCGTTGGTGTACACCCGGCCCTTGGCCGGGGGCAGCAGCCCCGCGATGGCCCGCAGCAGGGTGGACTTGCCCGAGCCGTTGGTGCCGATCAGGCCGATCGCCTCGCCGCGGTACGCGGTGAACGAGACGCCCCGGACCGCGTGCACCTTCCGCATGCCCCGGGACTCGCCCTTGTCGCGTCCCACGATCCGGCTGAGCGCCGCGGTGGCGCTGCCCCGGCCGCCGCCCGCGCCGTTGACCGTGTACACGATGTGCACGTCGTCGGCGATGACGGTGGGGATGCGCTCGCCGCTCTCGTCGGCGATCCGGATGTTGTCCTCAGCCACGGCCGTACTGCTCCTCTGCCTTCCAGAAGTACACGAAGCCC includes:
- a CDS encoding ABC transporter ATP-binding protein, translating into MADESGERIPTVIADDVHIVYTVNGAGGGRGSATAALSRIVGRDKGESRGMRKVHAVRGVSFTAYRGEAIGLIGTNGSGKSTLLRAIAGLLPPAKGRVYTNGQPSLLGVNAALMNELTGERNVILGGLAMGMSREEVKERYEEIVDFSGINEKGDFITLPMRTYSSGMAARLRFSIAAAKDHDVLMIDEALATGDRKFQIRSEERIRELRKHAGTVFLVSHSIGSIRDTCNRVLWLERGELLMDGPTDEVVKAYQKETGR